Below is a window of Paraburkholderia kururiensis DNA.
TCGCGCGCGGGCACGCTGGACTGGTCGAAGGCGGTGGACGAACTGCGCGACGTCTCGCAGATGATCGTGATCGGTCGCGGTACGGGCCTTGCCATCGCGCAGGAAGCGGCGCTCAAGCTCAAGGAGACGTCGGGCATTCAGGCCGAGGCATTTTCGAGCGCCGAAGTACGGCACGGTCCGATGGAGATCATCGACCGCGACTATCCGCTGCTCGTGTTCGCGCCGCGCGGCCCCGAGCAGGCCGGGCTCGTGCAGCTCGCACGCGACATGCGTTCGCGCGGCGCGCGCGTGCTGCTTGCGGCGCCCGCCGATGCGGCCGACATCGCCGACGTGACCCTGCCGCTCGAACCGGCCGCGGATGCCGCACTGGACCCGATCCCCGCCATTCTTTCCTTCTATGTGATGGCCGCCGGCCTCGCCGCCGCGCGCGGGCGCAATCCCGATACGCCGCGCCATCTGCATAAAGTCACCGAAACACATTAAGCGAGAGTCCTGATGGAACGTGTCGTGGAGTCGCATCTGATGAATCCTGCTCAAGGTCAGTTTGTTCTTCTGGCGCCGCTGACCGGCCCGGTCGTGGCGCTGGCCGATGTTCCCGACCCCGTGTTCGCCGAAGGCATGTTCGGCGACGGCATCGGCATCGATCCGCTCGACGGGCGGCTCGTCGCGCCGTGCGACGGCGTCGTGGCGCACCTCGCGCGCACCGGACACGCGCTCACCATTCGCACCACGCAGGGCGCAGAAGTGTTGCTGCACATCGGCATCGACACGGTCGCGCTGAATGGCGAGGGCTTTACGCCGAAGGTTGCGGAAGGCGCGAGCGTGCGCGCGGGCGACGTGCTCATCGAGTTCGATCAGGACTTCATCGCCCGCATGGCGCCGAGTCTCGTTTCCGTGGTGGCCATCGCGAATTCGGATGCGTTCGAAGTGGTAGACCGCGCGCGGCCAGGCGCGGCGAAGGCCGGCGTGAGCGCGCTGGTCGTGCTGCGTGCGCGGGGAGCGGGCGAGTCCGCATCGGCGAGTGCGGCGAGCGCGGTGACTCAGGCACAAACTGAATCGCACACCGAAGCATCTGCTTCCGCCGGCGAGGCGCGCCGCACTGTGACGCTCGCCCACGCGGGCGGCCTGCACGCGCGGCCTGCGGCTCGCGTGCGCGAAGCGGTGCGCGGTCTGGATGCGCGCGTGGAAGTGCACTTCGGCGCGCGCAAGGCACCGATCGAAAGTGTGGTCGGCTTGTTGGCGCTCGGTGCAGGTGAGGGCGCCACGGTCGAACTCGTCGCGACAGGCCGAGATGCGGCGAAGGCCGTGGAGGCCGCGGCCAACGAGCTGCTGCGCGAGGCGCACGGCGAAGTCGAAGAGACGCGTGCGCGCGATACGTCGCCCGCGCCGCGTGAACTGCCGCACGAAGCCGCGTCGGCATTGCCGGCCAACACGCTTGCCGGCGTGTGCGCGTCGCCGGGTGTCGCGCTCGGCAAGCTCGTGCGCTGGGACAACGTCGAGGTGGAACCCGTCGAGCAGGCGGCCGGCACGCCCGCCGCCGAAAGCCGGTTGCTGGACAAGGCGCTCGCCGCCGTCGATGCCGAACTCGACACCACCGTGCGCGCAGCCTCGCAGCGCGGCGCGGTGGGCGAAGCGGGTATCTTCGCAGTGCATCGCGTGCTGCTGGAAGATCCCACGCTGCTCGACGCCGCGCGCGATCTCATCAGCCTCGGCAAGAGCGCGGGCTTCGCGTGGCGCGCAGCCATTCGCGCGCAGATCGCCGTGCTGGCCGACGTGAAGGACTCGTTGCTCGCCGAGCGTGCCGCCGATCTGCGCGACATCGAAAAGCGCGTGCTGCGCGCGCTGGGCGGCTCCAGCGCCGCGAGCCGAGCGTTGCCTGACGAGGCCGTGCTCGCCGCCGACGAGTTCACGCCGTCGGACCTCTCGTCGCTCGACCGCAGCCGCGTCTCGGCGCTCGTGATGGCTGGCGGCGGCGCAACTTCGCACGCGGCCATCATCGCGCGGCAGACCGGTATTCCGGCGCTCGTCGCCGTGGGCAGTGCGCTGCATGCGATCGCCGAAGGCACGCAGGTCGTCGTGGACGCAAGCGCGGGGCGCCTCGAATATGCGCCGGGCGAACAGGAGATCGAACGTGCGCGGCGCGAGCGCGACCGGCTGGACGAACTGCGCGAAACGAACCGGCGCATGTCGGGTGAGGCGGCAGCCACACGTGACGGCCGCGCAATCGAAGTGGCCGCGAACATCGCCACGCTCGACGACGCGAAAATCGCTGTCGAAAACGGTGCCCACGCGGTGGGCCTGCTGCGTACGGAACTGCTCTTCATTCATCGTCCGGCGGCGCCTACGGTGGACGAGCATCGGCAAAGCTATCAGGCCATTACGGACGCGCTCGCGGGCCGCACCGCGATCATCCGGACGCTCGACGTGGGCGCCGACAAGGAAGTGGATTACCTGACGCTGCCGCCCGAACCGAACCCGGCGCTCGGCCTGCGCGGCATTCGCCTCGCCCAGGTGCGCCCGGACCTGCTCGATGATCAACTGCGCGGCCTGCTCGCCGTGCAGCCCGTGGGCGCGGTGCGCATCCTGCTGCCCATGGTGACGGACGCAGGCGAACTGGTGCGGCTGCGCGCGCGTATCGACGAACTTGCGCGCGAGCAGGGCCGCACGGATCGCATCGAAGTGGGCGTGATGATCGAGGTGCCCTCGGCGGCGCTGCTGGCCGATCAACTGGCGCGCCACGCGGACTTCCTCTCGATCGGCACCAACGATCTCACGCAATACACGCTCGCCATGGACCGTTGCCGGCCCGATCTCGCGGCACAGGCCGACGGGTTGCATCCGGCGGTGCTGCGTCTCATCGGCATCGCGGTTCAGGGCGCCGAAAAGCACGGCAAGTGGGTGGGCGTGTGCGGCGCGCTGGCGGGCGACCCGCTCGCCGTGCCGCTCCTCGTGGGCCTCGGCGTCACCGAGCTTTCGGTCGACCCGGTCAGTGTGCCGGCCATCAAGGCACGCGTGCGCAGTCTCGATTACCCGCTGTGCCGTCAGCGCGCCCAGGATGCGCTGGCGCTCGAATCGGCACAGGCCGTACGGGCAATGAGCCGCGAAGCCTGGCCGCTGGACTGAACTTGCCGCTTTCGTGGCGCGGAGTTCTCGGCACGGATTCGCATCAAGCAACACACGACGTAACGCATCAAGCAGCGCATTCAATCCACATCAATTCCATGCGGGACAGGGACCAGGAGGTGACTCAATGGATGGCAATCCGTTTCTGAAAGTGCAGCGGCTCGGGCGAGCGCTGATGCTGCCCATCGCAGTGCTGCCGGTAGCCGGCATTCTGCTGCGGCTCGGCCAGCCCGATGTCTTAAACATCAAGATGATCGCGGACGCAGGCGGCGCGATTTTCGACAACCTGCCGCTGCTCTTCGCCATCGGCGTGGCGGTCGGCTTTGCGAAGGACAACAACGGTGTCGCGGCGCTTGCGGGTGCGATCGGCTATCTCGTCGAGATCGCCGTGATGAAGGACATCAACGACAAGCTCAACATGGGTGTGCTGTCGGGCATCATCGCGGGCCTCGTGGCGGGGCTGCTCTACAACCGCTACAAGGACATCAAGCTGCCCGACTACCTCGCGTTCTTCGGCGGCAAACGGTTCGTGCCGATCATCACGGGGCTCGTGTGTATGGGTCTCGGCATCGTGTTCGGCTACGCGTGGCAACCGGTGCAGGCGGCCATCGATCTGGCAGGCCACTGGCTCACCACGGCGGGCGCCGTCGGCACGTTCGTGTTCGGCGTGCTCAACCGGCTGCTGCTCGTCACGGGCCTGCATCACATCCTCAATTCGCTCGCGTGGTTCGTGTTCGGCACGTTCACGCCGCCCGGCGGCGGCGCGGCCGTCACGGGCGACCTGCACCGCTTCTTTGCCGGCGACCCGAGTGCGGGCGGCTTCATGTCGGGCTTCTTCCCGATCATGATGTTCGGCCTGCCGGCGGCGTGCCTTGCGATGCTGCACGAAGCGCCGAAGGAGCGCCGCGCGGCGGTGGGCGGCCTGCTGTTTTCGATGGCGCTCACGTCGTTCCTCACGGGCGTGACCGAGCCCATCGAGTTCAGCTTCATGTTCCTCGCGCCCGTGCTGTACGCGATTCATGCCGTGCTGACAGGGCTCTCGCTTGCGATCTGCTCGCTGCTCGGCATCAAGCTGGGGTTCACGTTTTCGGCGGGCGCCATCGACTACGTGCTGAACTACGGGCTCTCCACGAAGGGTTGGGAAGCGATTCCGCTGGGTCTCGTGTACGGCGCGGTCTACTACGGTCTGTTCCGCTTCTTCATCCGCAAGTTCAACATGGCCACGCCGGGCCGCGAGCCGGCTGCGGAACAGGCGCAGGTGGATTCGTTCGTGACGGGCGGTTTCGTTGCACCCACGGCGGGCGCGGCGGTGTCGCGCGCGTCGCGTTATATCGCGGCGCTGGGTGGCGCCGCTAACCTGAAGGTGGTGGATGCCTGCACGACGCGTCTGCGTCTTTCCGTGGCGGACCCGGCGAAGGTGTCCGAGTCCGACCTGAAGACGATCGGCGCGCGCGGCGTGCTCAAACGTGGCGGCGACAGCGTGCAGGTGATCATCGGTCCGGAGGCGGACATCATCGCGGACGAAATGCGCGCGGAGATGGCGGGGGCAGGTGCGGGCAGCGCAGCAGGTGGCTCCGCAGTCGGACAGAACGCGGTTGCGGCCAATGCGTCGGCTACGGCGTCGTCAGATGCCGAAGCGGGGCCGCTCGATCCGGATCCTGTGCGCTGGCTCGCGGTGTTCGGCGGTGCGACCAATGTCGTTTCCCTCGAAGCCGTTGCGACGACGCGTCTGCGTGTGGTCGTGCGCGATCCTTCGGCGGTCGATCGCCAGCGGCTCGCAGCGCTCGACGTGGCTTGGGTCTCCGCCGACACCTTCCACATCGTCGCGGGCTTCGCGGCTCAACGCTACGCGCAGTTGTTGTCGACGCGGCTCTTGCCGCCAAGCGGTGGAGCGGCGGCACAGCCTGCGTGATGTTGTCGACGTGATGCGAGGCAGCGCTAAGCCTATGCGCCGGTCAATGCACCGGTGACACGCCGGTGATACGCAACGCACTCGCATCGCGACCCACCAAAAGCAAACAGCACCCGAGGGTGCTGTTTGTCTATGTGAAGCGAAGGTGCGCTTACTTGCCGCTCGCGGCGCGGCGCTCCTTCTGTTGCGTGTCGTAGAGCACGCCGCCCGCCGCCGCGAACAGCACGATCATGATCGTGCCGATCAGCCACGAGAAGTACCACGCGCCGTAAGCACCCACCACGACGCCAATCACGATGGCGATCACGACGAGCACGGCGAGGATCAGAAAGTGGAACAGGGTTTTCATCGCGAATTCCTCAATATGCGTGCGGATCGGTTTCGACCTGGTCCGCCTTGACCTTGCCGCGCATCACGTGGAACGCCCAGCTCGTATAGCCCAGCACGATGGGCACGAACACCACGGTCCAGCCCGTCATCCAGGTGAGTGTCGTTTGGCTCGATACCGAGTTCCAGACGGTGAGGCTTTGGTTAGGCATGCTGGACGACGGCATCAGGAACGGGAAGAGTGCTGTGCCGGCCGTGCCGATCACGCCGATCCATGCGATCGCGCCGAGCCACCACGCGAGCGTCGAACGACCCGCGCGCAGCGAGAGCAGGCCGAGAATCATGCCCACATAGCCGAGCGCCGGCACGATCCACAGAATCGGGTAGCTGTGGAAGTTGCCGAGCCAGGCACCTGCGGCCAGTTCGACGACCTGCTGCTGCAACGGCGTTTGCGCAAGCGCCGGGCTGACCGAATGCACGAGACGGTAGCCCTGCATCTGCGAGACCCACACGCCGCACACCGAGAACACCACGACCGCGAGAATCACCGCGACCGTCGCCACGCTCTTCGCGCGTTGCGCGACCGCGCCTTCGGAGCGGCCCACGAGCATGGCCGCGCCCATGTACAACGCGAGCGACAGCGAGAGCACACCGCAGAGCACCGCGAACGGATTGAAGAGCGTAATGAAGCTGCCCGTGTAGTACGAGGTGAGGTCCCAGTTGAAGTGGAACGGCACGCCCACGAACATGTTGCCCACGCCCGCGCCGTACACGATCATCGGCACGACACCGCTTGCCACGAGGGCCCAGTCCCACGCGCTGCGCCAGGTGGGCGAGTCGATCTTGCTGCGGTACTCGAAGCCGATGGGACGCATGATCATGGTCCACAGCAACAGCAGCATCACGATGTAGAGGCCGGAGAACGCAGTGGCGTAGATGAGCGGGAATGCCGCGAAGATCGCGCCACCGCCCAGGATGAACCACACCTGGTTGCCGTCCCAGTGCGGTGCGATCGTGTTGATCGCGACGCGCCGTTCAATGTCGGTGCGGCCGACGACGCGCAGTTGCGCGCCCACGCCCATGTCCATGCCGACCATCGTCGCAAGCCCGATGAGCAGCACGCCGAGCAGCAGCCACCAGAGCACTTTGAGGATTAGATAGAGTTCCATGGTCTTGTTCCTTGCGGATCACCGCGCGGTGTCGTTGGCGAATGCCGGAGTGAGGACGGTGGGCGTGGCGCCCGGTTCGGCATGGTCTTCGTCCGGACCCTTGCGGATGAACTTCGCCATCAGGTAGACCTCGACGGCGATGAAGATCGAGTAGAGCAGCACGAAGCCGATCAGCGAGAACGTCATGTAGCCCACGCTATGGCTGGATGCGGACATCCAGGTGGGCAGCAGGCCGAACACCGTCCACGGCTGACGACCGATTTCCGCCGTGAGCCAGCCCATTTCGCAGGCGAGGAACGGCACCGGAATCATCCACGGCGCGATCTTCAGGAACCACTGTTGACGGCCCACGTCCCCACGCAGCGATAGGATCACGGCGATCACGAAGTAAGCGAGCATCAGGAGGCCCAGCGCCACCATCAGGCGGAACACCCAGAACATCCAGAACACGTTCGGCACGACCGATTCCGAAGCCTTGGCGATGTCGGCGTCCGTGGCGTTGGCGGTGTCTTGACCTGCGGCGTAGCGCTTCACGAGGAAGCCGTAGCCGAGGTCCGCCTTGTGCGCGTTGAATTGCGCGAGCGCGGTCGGGTCGGCCGGATTGCTGCTCAGCACCTTCAGCGCGTTGACGGCGGGAATGCCGTTCTTGATGCGCTTCGCGGCGTCGGCGACGATCTGGTCCACACCCGGAACCGGCGTGTCCATGGTGTGCGTCATGAGCGGCGTGAGCACATACGGCACCTGCAATGCCCACGTGTTCTTGCGTGCCTCGTTATCAGGCCATGCAG
It encodes the following:
- the nagE gene encoding N-acetylglucosamine-specific PTS transporter subunit IIBC; the protein is MDGNPFLKVQRLGRALMLPIAVLPVAGILLRLGQPDVLNIKMIADAGGAIFDNLPLLFAIGVAVGFAKDNNGVAALAGAIGYLVEIAVMKDINDKLNMGVLSGIIAGLVAGLLYNRYKDIKLPDYLAFFGGKRFVPIITGLVCMGLGIVFGYAWQPVQAAIDLAGHWLTTAGAVGTFVFGVLNRLLLVTGLHHILNSLAWFVFGTFTPPGGGAAVTGDLHRFFAGDPSAGGFMSGFFPIMMFGLPAACLAMLHEAPKERRAAVGGLLFSMALTSFLTGVTEPIEFSFMFLAPVLYAIHAVLTGLSLAICSLLGIKLGFTFSAGAIDYVLNYGLSTKGWEAIPLGLVYGAVYYGLFRFFIRKFNMATPGREPAAEQAQVDSFVTGGFVAPTAGAAVSRASRYIAALGGAANLKVVDACTTRLRLSVADPAKVSESDLKTIGARGVLKRGGDSVQVIIGPEADIIADEMRAEMAGAGAGSAAGGSAVGQNAVAANASATASSDAEAGPLDPDPVRWLAVFGGATNVVSLEAVATTRLRVVVRDPSAVDRQRLAALDVAWVSADTFHIVAGFAAQRYAQLLSTRLLPPSGGAAAQPA
- the cydB gene encoding cytochrome d ubiquinol oxidase subunit II; the encoded protein is MELYLILKVLWWLLLGVLLIGLATMVGMDMGVGAQLRVVGRTDIERRVAINTIAPHWDGNQVWFILGGGAIFAAFPLIYATAFSGLYIVMLLLLWTMIMRPIGFEYRSKIDSPTWRSAWDWALVASGVVPMIVYGAGVGNMFVGVPFHFNWDLTSYYTGSFITLFNPFAVLCGVLSLSLALYMGAAMLVGRSEGAVAQRAKSVATVAVILAVVVFSVCGVWVSQMQGYRLVHSVSPALAQTPLQQQVVELAAGAWLGNFHSYPILWIVPALGYVGMILGLLSLRAGRSTLAWWLGAIAWIGVIGTAGTALFPFLMPSSSMPNQSLTVWNSVSSQTTLTWMTGWTVVFVPIVLGYTSWAFHVMRGKVKADQVETDPHAY
- the ptsP gene encoding phosphoenolpyruvate--protein phosphotransferase, whose protein sequence is MERVVESHLMNPAQGQFVLLAPLTGPVVALADVPDPVFAEGMFGDGIGIDPLDGRLVAPCDGVVAHLARTGHALTIRTTQGAEVLLHIGIDTVALNGEGFTPKVAEGASVRAGDVLIEFDQDFIARMAPSLVSVVAIANSDAFEVVDRARPGAAKAGVSALVVLRARGAGESASASAASAVTQAQTESHTEASASAGEARRTVTLAHAGGLHARPAARVREAVRGLDARVEVHFGARKAPIESVVGLLALGAGEGATVELVATGRDAAKAVEAAANELLREAHGEVEETRARDTSPAPRELPHEAASALPANTLAGVCASPGVALGKLVRWDNVEVEPVEQAAGTPAAESRLLDKALAAVDAELDTTVRAASQRGAVGEAGIFAVHRVLLEDPTLLDAARDLISLGKSAGFAWRAAIRAQIAVLADVKDSLLAERAADLRDIEKRVLRALGGSSAASRALPDEAVLAADEFTPSDLSSLDRSRVSALVMAGGGATSHAAIIARQTGIPALVAVGSALHAIAEGTQVVVDASAGRLEYAPGEQEIERARRERDRLDELRETNRRMSGEAAATRDGRAIEVAANIATLDDAKIAVENGAHAVGLLRTELLFIHRPAAPTVDEHRQSYQAITDALAGRTAIIRTLDVGADKEVDYLTLPPEPNPALGLRGIRLAQVRPDLLDDQLRGLLAVQPVGAVRILLPMVTDAGELVRLRARIDELAREQGRTDRIEVGVMIEVPSAALLADQLARHADFLSIGTNDLTQYTLAMDRCRPDLAAQADGLHPAVLRLIGIAVQGAEKHGKWVGVCGALAGDPLAVPLLVGLGVTELSVDPVSVPAIKARVRSLDYPLCRQRAQDALALESAQAVRAMSREAWPLD